The genome window TATGATTTGCTGTTTATCCGTAATCGTCAGGATGAAAACCAGCCGCTTTGTGCCTTCGGAATATCCCTGTCGCCGGTCAGTTCACTCCTTCCTTCTTCTGTCGTTTCGCATATTTGAGAGACGGATCACTACTCCAGGCCGTCTCCGATGTCGCCTGTTCCGTCGGTGCTGCCGCCTTGTGATGTGCCGCCGCCTTGTGATGTACCGCCGCCCCCAGTGGTTCCGCCGCCCTGTGTGTTATCGCCAGTGGTGGTATCGCCTGCAGCGCTCTCGCTAGAGTTGAGGAGATCCATGGCGTTCTTGGCGTTGGCATCGAGAGAGAGCTGGGTGTTGCTGAGCTTGCCGGTAGCACGTGCTCTGAGGCGGTAGCCTTCTACAAACTTGGCGAGGCTCCACTCCTTGATGCTGGCGGCTCCCATCTTGTTGATGATGCCGATGGAGAAGATGGCAAGGTTGTCTATCTTCACTGCCTTGTTCTGGAGCACGAGCTCCTTCACACAGCTCACCATATCGGTGAGAAGGCCCTTGATGGCACCCTTCGAGAACGGGGTGTTGTGGCTCGC of Segatella copri contains these proteins:
- a CDS encoding DNA-binding protein, with the protein product MILIKLAKNKNKTIKEAYGKYYARPVVTETIGIDELAEHMASHNTPFSKGAIKGLLTDMVSCVKELVLQNKAVKIDNLAIFSIGIINKMGAASIKEWSLAKFVEGYRLRARATGKLSNTQLSLDANAKNAMDLLNSSESAAGDTTTGDNTQGGGTTGGGGTSQGGGTSQGGSTDGTGDIGDGLE